ACGAAAGGTCTAAGGCCGCAGCGCCGGGACGCCTCACCGCCAGGGCCCGCATGCTGAAATTCCGGAAGTGGTTCAGGTTCATCTCGAAATGTTCTTTCAGTTCGTACGGAAAGCCTGTACAGAGAAGCGCCTCAACCAGCACGTCGGTGTCAGAGACGTGAATCGGCTCATTATTAAGGGAGGTTCCACCCCCCTGAACGGCCGTGAACCACTCCTCCCTCAGGGGATCATATACCACTCCACAACGAAGCTGACCCTGTTGCTGCAGCGCAATGCTGACCGCAAAGAAGGGAAATCCGTGGGCATAGTTGGTGGTCCCATCAAGGGGATCGACGATCCAGCTCGCCCCACCCTTCCCTTCGTACCCCTGACCCTCCTCGGAAAGGATGGTGTAGTCAGGGAAGCGACGGTGCAGAAAAGCGACAATGGAAGCCTCCGACCGGCGGTCGATTTCGGTGACGATATTGATCCGCCCCTTGTAATAGACCTCCGGACGGCGGCCGAATCCTTCCATGAGGATCCGACCCGCCTCTTTTGCCGCTTCCCGGGCGGCTGCTAAGTGTTCGCGAGCTTCCGAAATCACTTTTCACTCCTGCCCGGCTGACTGTATCACAGCGAAAGAACCTCCTCAACGTTACCGCCGGGGAGATTCTCAAACTCAAGGGTGGGGAGGCAGAGTTGCCCCATATTGACTGAGGTGATATCTTCGACGTATGAAGAAAGACAGCCCCGAAAAAGCGGTCCGACGACAGTTCGGCCATCAGGCTGCCTGTTATGCGGTGAGCCGCCCCCATGCGACAGGAACAAGCCTGGGGGTGATGGTAAATTGGGGAAAGCCCACATCCGCTGATCGGGTCCTGGACATTGCTACGGGGACAGGGTTTACCGCCTTTGCATTCGCCGAAGCCGCGGGTGAGGTGGTGGCCACCGATATCACAACAACGATGCTACAAGAGGCCCGGCGCTTGGCAGTCGAGCGGCAACTCCGAAACATTCGCTTCCTTCAAGTAGCTGCCGAGGCGCTGCCCTTCCGAGACCAAACCTTTGACATCACCACCTGTCGCATTGCCCCCCACCATTTCGCCTCGGTCCCTGCCTTCCTTCGAGAAATCCATCGGATCCTCCGTCCCACGGGGCGCTTCGCCCTGACGGACTCCTCCAGTCCGGAAGAACCGGAGCCTTACATGTGGCACCAAGAGATCGAGCGGCTTCGGGACCCCACCCATGTGCAGAATTACACGCCTTCAGAGTGGCGGAGGTTTGTTGCGGACACGGGGTTCACCCTGGAGGAGCTGACGACTTCCCACCGGACTGAATTGGTCTTTTCGGATTGGGTTCGAACTTCGGGTTCCCCTCCCGACGTGGTGGCCGAACTCCGCCGGCGATTCACCGAGGCTTCCCCCGCGGTCCGGGAAGCTTTCCGCATCCGCGAGGTAGGCGGCGACTTTCACTTCTCGTGGATGCTTGTTATTCTTCTCGCCCGTCCCGCCTAGAGCTACAGCAGTTAGCTATCGGCTGTCAGCAGACTTCGGCGAGCTCCCTTCGGGTCTGAGCCTCAGGGTCGAAGACAGTCGAGCCGTCAGCCACAGAAGAGCAGGTCCCGGGTAATCGCAAGAATCGACGCGTGCAAAGTCAGCTTGCCATCACCGTCCGGCCCCGCGCCCACGCGCGGAGGGCTGTGATGTCCTCCTCCCGGATCACGGAGAGGGGTATAGTGGCCCTAAGTTCATCAATGAGGAGGGAGGTATCGACGTCGGTGTCACGGGAAAAGGCGGTGTAGAGAGCAGAGACAACGGCCTGCTCGATCTCGGCGCCGCTAAACCCTTCTGATGCCTGAGCGAGCGCGCCCAAGTCAAAGGCTGCGGGATTGCGCTTTCGCTTCTTTAAGTGAACAGCAAAGATTTCCTTCCGGGCGTCCGCGTGAGGCAGGTCGATAAAGAAAATTTCATCAAAGCGCCCCTTGCGCATCAGTTCCGGCGGCAATCCTGCAATCTGATTACAGGTGGCGACGACAAATACGGGACCTTTCCGCTCCTGCAGCCACCCCAAGAGCCGACCGAAGATCCGCTTGGAGAGCCCGGCATCCGCCTCCGAGCTTCCCGTCGAGGCAAAGCCCTTCTCGATCTCATCAATCATCAGCACACAGGGAGCCATGCGTTCTGCCATCTTCAGGGCCTTGTCGAGGTTTTTATCTGACTCGCCAACGTATTTGTCGTAGAGTCGTCCCGGCTCCATCTTGAGCAGCGGCAGCCTCCACTCCCTCGCCACCGCCTTTGCGGCCATGCTCTTGCCGCAGCCCTGCACTCCCAAGAGGATAATACCCTTTGGGGGTGGAACGCCAAATCGCTTGGCCTCCGGAGTAAAGGCTTTCTTCCGCTTGGCAAGCCACCGCTTGAGCCTGCCAAGTCCTCCGATCTCGGCCATACCACCTTCGGGGGGAAAGTACTCCAGAACCCCCTCCTTCTCAAGCAGCTCTCTCTTGGTCTCGATGATGACCTCGAGGTCTCTGCGTGTCAGAGCCAGATCGCGGAGAATCGCCTTGGTCAGGGCCCGCTCCGCCTCAAACAGCGTGAGCCCCTTCATCCCTTCCACCAGCCGGTCGAACTCATCGGACGATATCTCCACCTTGATCCTGTGCTCTCGGGAGAGATTCTTGACGACGTTCTTCGCGAGGAGCTTCAGCTCCTTCTCAGTGGGAAGGTCCATCCTGAAGAAAGCCGCGAGCTTTTCCAGCTCGGGGGGGAGGGTGATTTGTGGTGCGGTGATGATGAGGGCCCTGCGATCCTTGGCAAAGGGCCTGGCGAGGTCCTGAAGTTGGCGGACCACCTCGGCCTCACCCCAATACCGGTGCAGGTCTTTGAAGAGGTAGATCCCTTCAGCCGCGATGGCGGTCACGTTAGCCAGAGCCTTGAGGGGATGTTTGCTATCATAGATCGGGTTGCCTTCTCCGGCACGCTCGAGCCCTCCGGTGACAGTCCAGACAAAGAGGGGGATACCGAGTTTCGCCGCAACACCCTTGAGACCCTCTTCAACCCGCTCCTCTTCGTAGGTCTCAACGGCGATGATCGGACAACGGGAAAGGATGAGGATCTCGAGATCCCTCAACACTTCCATGTACCCCCTCTGCTTCGCACGACCTGATGGGCCCGCAAGGATCATACCACAGCAAATTTCATTCCTATTTTTTTGTAGGGGTGGGAAAGGATTGCTATGTGAGGGTGGAATCTTGCCCAGTGAATTCTTGATGTGATCCCTGAGGAGTTAGCCAAGTCCCATGGTAAAGAAGCCGACTTGGCAATAGATCAGAACGAAGACGGCATACGCGAGCATAAAACAGAGTGTCGCTGCCCCAAGACCAAGCAAGACACCTTCCACGACACTCTCGTTCGCAGTTGCTGCTTGCAAGGCCCTCTCTAGCCGACACGCGAACGCCGAACTGCTTACGCCGTTGAGGGCGCGGCTCAGCGTAACATAGAACCTCGCGAAAGGAATTACACGCACTCGCGATAACATTGCTCCTCCCCCTGACTCTCGTCAAAAAGGATCAAAACCCTCCGAAGAGAGGATGGATCCAGATTGTTCCGAAGGGACTCGAGGAAACGGGCCAGGTGGTACGGGGTGATCCCCCTCTCCCCAAGCTGCCTGATCTCCTCTTCATTGAATTCGTTGAGGTCTTGCCCATCCTGCTTGGGACCGTCCTCAACGGCCGCGATGCGACGGCTTTTCATAGTCCCTCCTTACCGAAAGTTCATAACCGAATTTGTGCAAGGGGGATGCCAGATACGCAGAGATTAATTTGCGTCCAGGAGCACGCGAACAGACGGCCATGAGGGATGCCCGTGACTCTTGCAACCCCTTGAATTCTAGTTGATTTCTATGCCTGAAATGGATTTGAGCCAACTAGGACGGGGTGATTGTAAGAATAGGGGCACCTAAGCCAACATTTTTGAAGGGTAAAATCTCTGGTCCGTTTGGCAAGCCAATATGTCTTATTGACAGGAAGATGACGAATTTCAGGCGCCGAGAATCTTTCCCTGCCAAAGGTAGGTACGGGGGACTCGCTTACTGATATTACAGAGGATCTCGTAGGAAATCGTACCAAGGCGCGCTGCCCACTCATCGGCCGAGAATGCTTGGTCACCCTGCCTTCCGAGAAGGATTACCTCCTCCCCTTCTTGGACTCCCCCCACATCAGTCACGTCTATCGTTATCAAGTCCATGCATACCCGGCCGATTACCGGTGCCCGCTGACCCCGGATGAGCACCTCTCCCTGGTTCGAGAGAAGACGATTATAGCCGTCTGCATATCCCACCGGTAACGTCGCCACCAGGATATCCCGC
The genomic region above belongs to Candidatus Methylomirabilota bacterium and contains:
- a CDS encoding methyltransferase domain-containing protein, with translation MKKDSPEKAVRRQFGHQAACYAVSRPHATGTSLGVMVNWGKPTSADRVLDIATGTGFTAFAFAEAAGEVVATDITTTMLQEARRLAVERQLRNIRFLQVAAEALPFRDQTFDITTCRIAPHHFASVPAFLREIHRILRPTGRFALTDSSSPEEPEPYMWHQEIERLRDPTHVQNYTPSEWRRFVADTGFTLEELTTSHRTELVFSDWVRTSGSPPDVVAELRRRFTEASPAVREAFRIREVGGDFHFSWMLVILLARPA
- a CDS encoding AAA family ATPase, with amino-acid sequence MEVLRDLEILILSRCPIIAVETYEEERVEEGLKGVAAKLGIPLFVWTVTGGLERAGEGNPIYDSKHPLKALANVTAIAAEGIYLFKDLHRYWGEAEVVRQLQDLARPFAKDRRALIITAPQITLPPELEKLAAFFRMDLPTEKELKLLAKNVVKNLSREHRIKVEISSDEFDRLVEGMKGLTLFEAERALTKAILRDLALTRRDLEVIIETKRELLEKEGVLEYFPPEGGMAEIGGLGRLKRWLAKRKKAFTPEAKRFGVPPPKGIILLGVQGCGKSMAAKAVAREWRLPLLKMEPGRLYDKYVGESDKNLDKALKMAERMAPCVLMIDEIEKGFASTGSSEADAGLSKRIFGRLLGWLQERKGPVFVVATCNQIAGLPPELMRKGRFDEIFFIDLPHADARKEIFAVHLKKRKRNPAAFDLGALAQASEGFSGAEIEQAVVSALYTAFSRDTDVDTSLLIDELRATIPLSVIREEDITALRAWARGRTVMAS
- a CDS encoding inositol monophosphatase family protein, which encodes MISEAREHLAAAREAAKEAGRILMEGFGRRPEVYYKGRINIVTEIDRRSEASIVAFLHRRFPDYTILSEEGQGYEGKGGASWIVDPLDGTTNYAHGFPFFAVSIALQQQGQLRCGVVYDPLREEWFTAVQGGGTSLNNEPIHVSDTDVLVEALLCTGFPYELKEHFEMNLNHFRNFSMRALAVRRPGAAALDLSYVAAGRLDGFWEFQLKPWDMAAGALLITEAGGVVSDAGGGPLDIFGDEIVASNSRIHQAMLDVLALPPA